One Phaseolus vulgaris cultivar G19833 chromosome 2, P. vulgaris v2.0, whole genome shotgun sequence DNA window includes the following coding sequences:
- the LOC137811099 gene encoding protein MODIFYING WALL LIGNIN-1: MVESPSKFKFTFIFFIIISLSLGLVSFSLCLVSEIKRNKKGDLRWNGKLCHLPTSPAFGLGIASLVCLALVQSIGNSILFKNCCLGEKRNARFKIPIVARILLLISWVGFGTAVILLIAATSMSKRQAYGEGWLNGECYLVKKGTYAGLSLLILVTVGSLIGSALLTMKTNKADQGHKIHSTNG; encoded by the exons ATGGTGGAAAGTCCTTCTAAATTCAAATTCacattcatcttcttcatcatcatctccCTCTCTCTTGGCTTAGTTTCATTCTCCTTGTGCTTGGTCTCTGAGATTAAGAGGAACAAG AAGGGGGATCTCAGATGGAATGGGAAACTATGTCATTTACCAACAAGTCCTGCATTTGGATTGGGTATTGCATCATTGGTCTGTTTGGCTTTGGTCCAGAGCATTGGGAATTCTATATTGTTCAAGAATTGTTGTTTGGGAGAGAAAAGAAACGCAAGGTTTAAGATACCTATTGTTGCAAGGATTCTGCTTTTGATCTCTTG GGTTGGCTTTGGAACTGCAGTTATTTTATTAATTGCTGCCACAAGCATGAGCAAAAGGCAAGCATATGGAGAAGGTTGGTTGAATGGTGAATGCTACCTTGTCAAAAAAGGGACTTATGCTGGTTTATCCTTATTGATTTTAGTTACAGTAGGATCATTAATTGGTTCAGCTTTGTTAACAATGAAGACCAATAAGGCAGATCAGGGTCACAAAATACACAGCACAAACGGGTGA